The genomic region GTGATCAGGGTGATGCTGAAGCTCGGCAGCGTAGTCGAGTCGTCATTTTCGCGGGCCAGTTGATCGACCAGTTCCTGATTCGGGTGACCCGGAATGTGCTTGGCGATAAACGTACCGAAGATCGGACCGGCAATGATCGCGGTCGGCAGCGCAACGATCAGACCATAAAGAATGGTCTTGCCGATGTCAGCGCCGAACACACCGATGGCCAGCAGCGGACCCGGGTGCGGTGGCACCAGACCGTGTACTGCGGACAGACCGGCAAGCAACGGGATACCGATCTTGATGATCGACACGCCGGTGCGACGCGCAACGATGAACACCAGCGGAATCAGCAGGACAAAACCGATTTCGAAGAACAGCGGGATGCCGACAAGGAACGCGGCAAACATCATTGCCCACTGGACTTTGTCTTTACCGAACGCTCGAATCAGGGTCTGGGCGATCTGATCCGCCCCGCCCGACTCGGCCATCATTTTGCCGAGCATGGTGCCCAGCGCGAGGATGATGCCGACGAAACCGAGCACGCCACCGAAGCCGTCCTGGAACGCTTTGATGATGGTGCCGATCGGCATGCCCGACGTCAGGCCGAGGAACGCGGCGGCGATGGTCAGGGAAATGAACGGGTGAATCTTGAATTTGGTGATCAGGATAATCAGGCCGATTACCGTGACCACTGCATCGAGCAGCAGGAACGTCTCATGGGACATGCCAAACATTGGGGGTGTCTCCTGGATTGTTGTTGTTATTAAAGCGGGTTAAACAGAAGTCGGGAGGACAGCGCTATCTCTTTCAACACACTCATACCGCCTGCTTCAGACCGTGGGCCTGCCACCAGACATGAGCCTGGGACGCCAGTTCTTCAACGCTGTGGATCGAAGCATTCAGCGCCAGGGTCAACGGCTCGCCCTTCGGCGATTCGAGGGTGGCGAACTGGCTTTCGATCAGCGTGGCCGGCATGAAGTGGCCCGGACGATGGGACACACGTTCAGCGGCAACTTCAGGGGTCAATTCAAGAAACACGAAGCCCAGGCCCGGCAAGGCACTGCGCAACACTTCGCGATAACTGTGTTTAAGGGCCGAGCAGGTCAGCACCGGGCGTTTGCCCAGCGCATCGACGCGACGCAGTTCATCGCACAGGCTGTCGAGCCAGCCGGCACGGTCGTCGTCGTTCAGGGGGATCCCCGCGCTCATCTTTTCGATGTTCGCGGCCGGATGGAAAGTATCGCCTTCAATGGCAGTGGCGCCGCTCAATTGGCACAGGGCCTCGCTGACGCACGTCTTGCCGCAACCGGCAACGCCCATGATGACCAGGGCGGTGATGGGATGACTCATATAACACCTCAGCGCGCAGACAGCGCTACCTTTGCTAGCTATGACTCTAGTGCACAGGCAGAAGTTGCCGACGCCTTCTTGTCGTTTTTTTGGGTTGCAGCAGGTTTGTTCCCAACACCAAAAAGCGAAGATCAGGCAGGACCTCGCTTACGCATTTACAGCTGCATCAGGACAGCGCTACCTTAGTGCCTTGATTTTTGTTTGGCAAGCCGCCCGATGACCTCCCCTAAAAACGATAAAAACACTCGCACCACCGGCCGTCCCACCCTGAATGAAGTTGCCCGCCTGGCCGGTGTCAGCCCGATTACCGCCTCCCGCGCCTTGCGTGGGGTCAGCACGGTCGCCACCGAACTGGTGGAAAAAGTGCAGAAAGCCGCGCTCGAGCTCAACTATGTCGTGAACCCTGCTGCCCGCGCGTTGGCCTCGGCGCAGAGCCATTCGGTGGTGGTTCTGGTGCCTTCGTTATCCAACTTGCTGTTCATCGATACGCTGGAAGCCATTCATCGGGTGCTCACGCCCAAAGGCTTCGAAGTGCTGATCGGTAACTTCCACTACTCGCGCGATGAAGAAGAAAACCTGCTGCGCAACTACATGGCCTATCAGCCGCGTGGATTTCTGCTGACCGGGTTTGATCGCACGGAAAGTTCGCGGCGGATGATCGAGGCGAGCAACATTCCCTGCGTGTACATGATGGAGCTGGACAGCGCCGCCGGAGTGAACTGCGTGGGGTTTTCGCAACTGAGTGCCGGTGAAACGGCGGCCGAGCATTTGCTCTCACGTGGGCGTAAGCGTCTGGCTTACATTGGCGCGCAACTCGATCAGCGCACCTTGTTGCGTGGCGAAGGTTTTCGCAAAGCGCTG from Pseudomonas tensinigenes harbors:
- a CDS encoding GntP family permease, with protein sequence MFGMSHETFLLLDAVVTVIGLIILITKFKIHPFISLTIAAAFLGLTSGMPIGTIIKAFQDGFGGVLGFVGIILALGTMLGKMMAESGGADQIAQTLIRAFGKDKVQWAMMFAAFLVGIPLFFEIGFVLLIPLVFIVARRTGVSIIKIGIPLLAGLSAVHGLVPPHPGPLLAIGVFGADIGKTILYGLIVALPTAIIAGPIFGTFIAKHIPGHPNQELVDQLARENDDSTTLPSFSITLITVLLPVFLMLLKTFADVALPDGHFFRTWMDMIGHPISALLLALLLSLYTFGHKQGIGSQQMLKWLDASLAPTAAIILIIGAGGGFKQMLVTSGVGDVIGHMAVSAQISPILLAWLVAAVIRIATGSATVATITGAGIVVPVVGMIPGVNRELLVLATGAGSLILSHVNDAGFWLVKQYFNMTVAETFKTWTAMETILSVVALGFILLLSLFV
- a CDS encoding LacI family DNA-binding transcriptional regulator; this translates as MTSPKNDKNTRTTGRPTLNEVARLAGVSPITASRALRGVSTVATELVEKVQKAALELNYVVNPAARALASAQSHSVVVLVPSLSNLLFIDTLEAIHRVLTPKGFEVLIGNFHYSRDEEENLLRNYMAYQPRGFLLTGFDRTESSRRMIEASNIPCVYMMELDSAAGVNCVGFSQLSAGETAAEHLLSRGRKRLAYIGAQLDQRTLLRGEGFRKALQKAGRYDPDLEVLTPRSSSVGLGGELFMQLLAGHPDVDAIFFGNDDLAQGALLEALRHGIRIPEQVAILGFNDLPMSEHMVPRLSSINTPREAIGRRAAEQMLTLMAGNSVARPVEDMGFELKIREST
- a CDS encoding gluconokinase — encoded protein: MSHPITALVIMGVAGCGKTCVSEALCQLSGATAIEGDTFHPAANIEKMSAGIPLNDDDRAGWLDSLCDELRRVDALGKRPVLTCSALKHSYREVLRSALPGLGFVFLELTPEVAAERVSHRPGHFMPATLIESQFATLESPKGEPLTLALNASIHSVEELASQAHVWWQAHGLKQAV